The proteins below come from a single Caloenas nicobarica isolate bCalNic1 chromosome 23, bCalNic1.hap1, whole genome shotgun sequence genomic window:
- the MYCL gene encoding protein L-Myc, whose protein sequence is MEFDSYQHYFYDHDAQEDFHRSTAPSEDIWKKFELVPTPPLSPLGTPGEKGCCSGADERSGCFSRYCLAGEEPEYLIGTGEIFGNLSAFILKDCMWSGFSARERLEKAMTEKLSTGTQRATPHKPSFAQDFGFSSSVSECVDPAAVFLCPLAESKIPASSGSEGQSDSEGEEIDVVTVEKRQSLSLRKPVTITLRADPLDPCMKRFHISVHQQQHNYAARSPPDACPPPEPPQQDEDKPPNAAELAPAITLPEPGLPKAGSSPGSDSEDVAKRKNHNFLERKRRNDLRSRFLALRDQVPGLASCPKTPKVVILSKSSEYLQSLISAERRMAAEKRQLRLQQTQLLKRIAHLKGD, encoded by the exons ATGGAGTTTGACTCGTACCAACACTACTTCTACGACCACGACGCCCAGGAGGATTTTCACCGCTCCACGGCACCTAGCGAGGACATCTGGAAGAAGTTCGAGCTGGTCCCCAcgcctcccctgtcccccctggGCACCCCCGGGGAGAAAGGCTGCTGCTCGGGGGCGGACGAGCGCTCCGGCTGCTTCTCCCGCTACTGCCTGGCTGGGGAAGAGCCGGAGTATCTCATAGGGACGGGGGAGATCTTCGGGAACCTGAGCGCTTTCATCCTTAAGGATTGCATGTGGAGCGGGTTCTCAGCCCGGGAGAGACTGGAGAAGGCGATGACCGAGAAACTTTCCACGGGCACTCAGAGGGCCACCCCCCACAAACCCTCTTTCGCCCAGGATTTTGGGTTCAGCAGCTCGGTGAGCGAGTGCGTGGATCCCGCTGCCGTTTTCCTTTGCCCGCTGGCCGAAAGCAAGATCCCCGCATCCTCGGGATCCGAGGGCCAAAGCGATTCTG AAGGTGAAGAGATCGACGTTGTGACCGTGGAGAAGAGACAATCGCTCAGCCTGAGGAAGCCAGTCACCATCACGCTGCGCGCCGACCCTTTGGACCCCTGCATGAAACGCTTCCACATCTCGgtccaccagcagcagcacaactaCGCCGCCCGCTCGCCACCGGACGCCTGTCCCCCACCAGAGCCACCCCAGCAGGACGAGGACAAGCCACCGAACGCTGCAGAGCTGGCCCCTGCCATCACACTGCCTGAGCCCGGCTTACCCAAAGCCggcagcagccctggctccGACAGCGAGGACGTGGCCAAGAGGAAAAACCACAATTTCCTGGAGCGCAAGCGGCGCAATGACCTGCGTTCGCGCTTCCTGGCCCTGCGGGACCAGGTGCCCGGGCTCGCCAGCTGCCCCAAGACACCCAAAGTGGTGATTCTGAGCAAATCCTCCGAGTACCTGCAGTCCCTCATCAGTGCCGAGAGGAGGATGGCGGCCgagaagcggcagctgcggctgcagcaGACTCAGCTGCTCAAACGGATTGCTCACCTCAAGGGGGACTAG